The Geotalea uraniireducens Rf4 genome window below encodes:
- the phnD gene encoding phosphate/phosphite/phosphonate ABC transporter substrate-binding protein gives MKRKQLFSVVFLALLVAPLFTARSKTTEKPVVRFGVNLRYNPISMYKRYQPLMDYLTQNTPYRFELKISRDYLETLRFLKYGTTQLGFLGDIAFVEARLRFGAVPILMPLREDGRPSYRSAIVVPRISPLNSLQDLKGKKVAFGNLHSTSGNLFPRYLLLSKRVYMQELGSFTNLRNHDEVARAVLRGEYDAGAVNDITAEKYRKEGLRVLAYSNPIPTAPIVVRGDAPKQLVKAVTDALLMLDRTNPSHEKLMSNWDDTFKYGFTTAKLSDYRQVSRMFKTIPSSCGKGCH, from the coding sequence ATGAAAAGGAAGCAGTTGTTTTCAGTGGTATTCCTGGCGCTACTCGTTGCGCCGCTCTTTACCGCGCGTTCCAAGACAACGGAGAAACCGGTGGTCCGTTTCGGCGTCAACCTCCGTTACAATCCCATCAGCATGTACAAGCGTTACCAGCCGCTCATGGACTACCTGACGCAAAACACTCCTTACCGCTTTGAACTCAAGATCAGCCGCGACTACCTTGAAACCCTGAGATTTCTCAAATACGGCACGACCCAGCTCGGCTTCCTCGGCGATATCGCCTTTGTGGAGGCGCGGCTCCGCTTCGGCGCGGTCCCCATTCTCATGCCGCTGAGGGAAGACGGCCGTCCTTCGTACCGGAGCGCGATCGTTGTCCCCCGCATCTCTCCGCTCAATTCCTTGCAGGACCTCAAAGGCAAAAAAGTGGCGTTCGGCAACCTTCACTCCACTTCCGGCAACCTTTTCCCGCGCTATCTGCTGTTGAGCAAGAGGGTCTATATGCAGGAACTCGGCTCGTTCACCAACCTCAGAAATCATGATGAAGTGGCCAGGGCCGTGCTCAGAGGAGAGTACGACGCCGGCGCGGTAAATGACATAACGGCAGAAAAGTACCGAAAAGAAGGGCTGCGCGTGTTGGCATATTCCAATCCCATACCGACGGCCCCGATCGTGGTGAGGGGCGACGCGCCGAAGCAGCTTGTCAAGGCTGTTACGGACGCCCTTCTCATGCTGGACAGGACCAATCCTTCCCATGAAAAACTCATGAGCAACTGGGACGACACGTTTAAATACGGCTTCACCACGGCCAAATTATCAGACTACCGGCAGGTGTCGCGAATGTTCAAAACCATTCCTTCCAGTTGCGGCAAAGGCTGTCATTGA
- a CDS encoding cytochrome c3 family protein yields MNRQIRPLHAFWILCAFALLSMGQAHASNRGSNVADTPHNLSTSGKGAPDKGHTPLYQSTKEEKICIFCHAPHHANGDGPLWSRQISTLTTYIPYGSTTLKAKPGQPKGASRLCLSCHDGTVALGALTGTYNLDNGMPKMVKDAVDTDPAKITNLGWDLSDDHPISFPYTYEADAELENPQLLAAKGIRLSEGIYLECTSCHDPHNNLNDNFTVINNIPWENPGTPLCTACHRKSGWNLPDSTHRTGGVRDSTNGANVSKSGCITCHFPHSAPGAVHLLKSAVPGENCFHRDGSGTCHNGANTDGDIRSLFNKAYTHSVPSAGEGGHVQNEPLPAKVKHVECVDCHNPHQAGYQGVPFGSGTPLVAPAATPPAINGALRGVRGVDESGKSEVAPATAEFQICFKCHAYTNAVFKKFIERPLRQSDVLDESLRFAASNMSYHPVTGSRQGTGKSLLLQYQTRMTMIYCCDCHSPMGADEPHMLKEKNSETYPSADKTYPLCFRCHDPDYLLNPTRPPNAPSVALHKAHVLDHTGKEAPCSACHDPHGVAANLHLINFDTRYAGPTAVYGAGSCSVSCHSTNPRSY; encoded by the coding sequence ATGAACAGGCAAATACGGCCACTGCACGCATTTTGGATACTATGCGCCTTTGCCCTTCTGAGCATGGGGCAGGCCCATGCATCCAACCGGGGCTCCAATGTTGCCGATACCCCGCACAATCTCTCCACGAGCGGTAAAGGTGCGCCTGATAAAGGGCACACCCCGTTGTACCAGTCGACAAAGGAAGAAAAGATCTGCATCTTCTGCCATGCACCCCACCATGCCAATGGCGACGGCCCGTTGTGGAGCCGTCAGATTTCGACTCTTACCACCTATATTCCGTATGGGTCGACAACCCTCAAGGCAAAGCCCGGTCAACCAAAAGGGGCATCGCGGCTATGCCTGAGCTGCCATGACGGAACCGTGGCTCTCGGCGCATTAACCGGTACCTACAATCTGGACAACGGTATGCCGAAGATGGTGAAGGATGCTGTCGACACCGATCCCGCTAAAATAACCAACCTGGGGTGGGACCTGTCGGACGATCATCCCATCTCGTTCCCTTACACCTATGAGGCAGATGCCGAGCTGGAAAACCCGCAGTTGTTGGCAGCCAAGGGGATCAGGCTGTCGGAGGGCATCTACCTCGAATGCACTTCCTGCCATGACCCGCACAATAACCTGAACGATAACTTCACCGTCATAAACAACATCCCCTGGGAAAATCCCGGCACTCCGCTCTGTACCGCCTGTCACAGGAAGTCGGGGTGGAACCTCCCTGACAGCACCCACCGGACAGGTGGGGTAAGAGATTCCACCAACGGCGCCAACGTCTCGAAATCGGGATGCATCACCTGCCATTTTCCGCACAGCGCTCCCGGAGCAGTCCATTTGCTGAAGAGCGCCGTTCCCGGCGAAAACTGCTTTCACCGCGATGGCAGCGGCACCTGCCATAACGGCGCAAACACCGACGGGGATATCAGATCGCTGTTCAATAAAGCTTACACCCACAGTGTGCCGTCGGCAGGGGAGGGGGGGCACGTGCAGAACGAACCGCTGCCGGCCAAGGTCAAACATGTGGAATGTGTGGACTGCCATAACCCTCATCAGGCGGGCTATCAGGGCGTTCCATTCGGATCCGGCACCCCCCTGGTTGCTCCTGCTGCAACTCCGCCGGCAATTAACGGTGCTCTGAGAGGGGTGAGAGGCGTCGACGAATCCGGCAAAAGCGAAGTCGCACCGGCTACAGCCGAGTTCCAGATTTGTTTCAAGTGCCATGCATATACGAACGCCGTCTTCAAAAAATTCATAGAACGTCCTTTGCGGCAATCTGATGTGCTGGACGAAAGCCTTCGTTTTGCGGCAAGCAATATGTCCTACCACCCGGTAACAGGAAGTCGCCAAGGGACTGGGAAAAGCCTCCTGTTGCAGTATCAGACCAGGATGACCATGATTTACTGCTGCGATTGTCACAGCCCCATGGGCGCAGACGAGCCTCACATGCTGAAAGAAAAAAACAGCGAGACCTATCCGTCTGCCGACAAAACCTATCCGCTCTGCTTCCGCTGCCACGACCCGGACTACCTGCTGAACCCCACGAGGCCGCCAAACGCTCCATCGGTTGCCCTGCATAAAGCGCATGTGCTTGATCATACGGGAAAAGAAGCACCTTGCTCCGCCTGCCACGACCCCCACGGTGTTGCGGCTAATCTTCACCTGATCAACTTTGATACACGCTATGCAGGACCCACTGCCGTCTATGGCGCAGGAAGCTGTTCAGTCAGTTGTCATTCCACCAACCCGAGAAGTTATTAG
- a CDS encoding SMP-30/gluconolactonase/LRE family protein, which produces MQLGTSVLVKSMKVICAVLACLYVTACASSSATGQRSASRELQWPPLPLEPRIEWVKDINDYRDAGISKGFWQRLADLVFGEDKTRIIKPYGVFCDEKERLFVVDVGASVVHVMDMRNKEYFLIGKEDKAVFRTPIAITEDEQENVYITDSSAGAIYRYSLIRKELSPFVPFKLGRPTGIAYNRRNKLIYVTDTAAHQVIAFGLDGMERMRIGVRGDLPGQFNYPTDLFVDAQGSLLVTDALNFRIQRFSPDGQLLDVFGRAGDSSGSFAKPKGVAVDSEGHIYVCDALFDAVQIFDGTGRVLLDFGSNGGQEGQFWMPSGIYIDGKDYIYVADTYNRRVQVFRYLKLGDAMVRGAKK; this is translated from the coding sequence TTGCAACTGGGAACATCCGTCCTTGTAAAAAGCATGAAGGTTATCTGCGCTGTACTTGCCTGCCTGTATGTAACCGCCTGTGCATCCTCATCCGCCACCGGACAAAGGTCTGCGAGTCGTGAACTTCAATGGCCGCCTTTGCCACTGGAGCCGAGGATAGAATGGGTAAAGGACATTAACGATTATCGCGATGCAGGGATCAGCAAAGGGTTCTGGCAACGGCTGGCGGATCTGGTTTTCGGAGAGGATAAAACCCGCATCATCAAGCCGTACGGCGTTTTCTGCGACGAGAAAGAGCGGCTCTTCGTCGTTGACGTGGGGGCTTCTGTCGTTCACGTCATGGACATGAGAAACAAGGAATATTTCCTCATCGGGAAAGAAGACAAAGCCGTTTTCAGGACTCCGATCGCCATTACGGAGGATGAACAGGAGAATGTCTACATAACGGATTCGTCAGCAGGCGCTATCTACCGATACAGCCTTATTCGAAAGGAGCTTTCCCCGTTTGTACCCTTCAAGCTGGGGAGACCGACGGGGATAGCCTACAACCGGCGCAATAAGCTGATCTATGTGACCGATACCGCGGCTCACCAGGTAATCGCCTTCGGCCTCGACGGCATGGAGCGAATGAGGATAGGCGTCAGGGGGGATCTGCCCGGTCAGTTCAATTATCCTACCGACCTGTTTGTGGATGCCCAGGGGAGCTTGCTGGTAACGGATGCGCTGAATTTCAGAATTCAGAGATTTTCTCCTGATGGACAGCTGCTGGATGTGTTCGGCAGGGCCGGCGATTCCTCCGGAAGTTTCGCCAAACCAAAGGGGGTTGCCGTTGACAGCGAAGGTCATATTTATGTCTGCGATGCGCTATTCGACGCGGTGCAGATCTTTGACGGAACAGGCCGGGTTCTCCTCGATTTCGGGAGCAACGGTGGGCAGGAAGGGCAATTCTGGATGCCGTCAGGCATTTACATAGATGGGAAAGATTATATCTATGTTGCAGATACCTATAACCGCCGGGTCCAGGTGTTCAGGTACCTGAAGCTGGGTGACGCAATGGTGAGAGGCGCTAAGAAATGA
- a CDS encoding cytochrome c3 family protein: MKDGKHSANQGKITASFMACLLICLVVTAGCSAVSRHEILSTVFDGVPSYPPPDEFCKDYYEKTTAAGGNDLHAKEESGKSAGQSSRHQPYEEKKCDDCHDKSKEGGLVTAKIDLCFQCHKDFIKGSFVHGPVAVGECLACHEPHTSRYKSLLKADKNQICSVCHREKRLSVALHDKVSERQIYCSDCHDPHYGNASNFMK, encoded by the coding sequence GTGAAAGACGGCAAGCACTCGGCAAATCAAGGGAAAATCACGGCAAGCTTCATGGCCTGTTTGCTGATTTGTCTTGTTGTAACAGCGGGGTGCAGTGCCGTCAGCAGGCACGAGATTTTGTCGACTGTTTTTGATGGTGTCCCAAGCTATCCACCGCCCGATGAATTCTGCAAGGATTATTATGAAAAAACCACGGCAGCGGGAGGTAATGATCTGCACGCAAAAGAGGAGTCGGGGAAAAGCGCCGGCCAATCATCGAGACATCAACCCTATGAGGAGAAGAAATGTGACGATTGCCACGACAAGAGCAAAGAGGGGGGGCTTGTTACAGCTAAAATTGACCTTTGCTTTCAGTGCCATAAGGATTTCATAAAAGGCTCTTTTGTGCACGGCCCTGTCGCAGTGGGAGAATGCCTGGCTTGTCACGAGCCGCATACCTCCAGATACAAGTCCTTGCTCAAGGCCGATAAGAATCAGATTTGTTCCGTTTGTCATCGCGAAAAGAGACTGTCGGTCGCATTGCACGACAAGGTGTCGGAACGTCAAATATATTGTTCCGACTGTCACGACCCGCACTATGGGAACGCATCGAACTTTATGAAATGA
- a CDS encoding NHL repeat-containing protein — MLTFVYNTSVFREKLRFLFVFPFLASALSGCAGSKAATGPVFFPPAPNPPRVQYLMKISDSQDIEDKKSSFSLFVQKSLEGDTVKPIKKPYGVTTRNGKIYICDVGGATVSIIDPPRKTFEYLKGNFSVGKLKKPINIAVDGEGAMYIADIERKEILVYDAAGNFKNAFGKELDMKPTDVAVDGKYLYVVDIGHSEVKVLDSKTGKLLDRIGKGSEQSEGLALPTNFAVDGKGFIYVTNTMTGKVMKFDRDGHLLLSFGKLGDGFGQFGRPKGVAVDDAGRIYVADSAHQNVQIFNDKGRLLMFFGDPGTAPEGTMNLPSSVAVSRDNLDYFQKFADPSFQLENVIFVINQYGPNKVAVYGLGQQKSALDDVKVVQEGSDGTKELQKKAEAGQEKK; from the coding sequence ATGCTGACATTTGTTTATAACACTTCGGTATTCAGGGAAAAACTGCGGTTTCTCTTTGTTTTCCCATTTCTTGCTTCCGCCCTGTCCGGCTGTGCCGGTTCCAAAGCTGCAACGGGCCCGGTCTTTTTCCCACCCGCGCCGAATCCCCCACGGGTGCAATATCTCATGAAAATTTCCGACTCCCAGGATATCGAGGATAAAAAGAGCAGTTTTTCCCTTTTCGTCCAGAAAAGCCTGGAAGGGGATACGGTCAAACCCATTAAAAAACCGTACGGCGTTACAACCCGCAACGGCAAAATCTACATCTGCGATGTCGGTGGCGCCACGGTCTCCATAATAGATCCCCCCCGGAAAACCTTCGAATACTTGAAGGGGAATTTCAGCGTCGGCAAACTCAAGAAGCCGATAAACATAGCAGTCGATGGCGAGGGAGCCATGTATATCGCCGACATTGAACGGAAAGAGATCCTGGTTTACGACGCTGCCGGCAATTTTAAAAATGCCTTCGGCAAAGAGCTCGACATGAAACCGACTGATGTAGCGGTCGACGGAAAGTATCTGTATGTGGTCGATATAGGCCATTCCGAGGTCAAGGTGCTCGACAGCAAAACCGGAAAGCTTCTCGACCGGATCGGCAAGGGAAGCGAACAATCCGAAGGGTTGGCACTCCCGACGAATTTTGCCGTGGACGGCAAAGGATTTATCTACGTGACCAATACCATGACCGGCAAGGTAATGAAGTTCGACCGGGACGGGCATCTCCTCCTGTCATTCGGCAAGCTCGGCGACGGCTTCGGACAGTTCGGCAGACCCAAGGGTGTTGCCGTTGACGATGCCGGCCGCATATATGTGGCTGATTCCGCACACCAGAATGTACAGATTTTCAACGATAAGGGACGCTTGCTGATGTTTTTCGGCGATCCGGGCACGGCGCCGGAAGGAACCATGAATCTGCCGTCAAGCGTAGCCGTCAGTAGAGACAACCTCGATTATTTCCAGAAATTCGCCGATCCTTCTTTTCAACTGGAGAACGTGATTTTCGTAATCAATCAGTACGGACCGAACAAGGTGGCTGTTTATGGGCTTGGACAGCAGAAAAGCGCCCTGGACGATGTGAAAGTTGTCCAGGAAGGAAGCGACGGGACAAAGGAACTGCAAAAAAAGGCTGAGGCGGGACAGGAGAAGAAATAA
- a CDS encoding cytochrome c3 family protein, which yields MRCDLFTTYFSLCVVLATASPAHAGSCFTAACHKAIADLKNLHQPVKEEDCLACHVRRAPTHPILGGGKSFELIAKGAKLCEQCHPAMGQKKVVHGPVKDGNCLSCHKPHGAQGPFLLDVEEDQAALCLGCHDNARFKSNFMHGPVAAGACTKCHNPHESSEKSLLAGNIRDTCLKCHEDFAKAMGAAPIVHPPVKDDPCTACHNPHGSPFAHILNKKMPDLCLECHEAVDKKLKGVKTLHKPLQEQGSCGNCHSPHFSKVKGLLPYDEQTVCLGCHGNDSLGKPPLSNMKKELDGKKDLHEPVKKGQCGKCHDPHGSEFAKILKGPYPGDFYAPFKDGAYDFCLSCHDKNLLRFPETTIYTRFRNGKQNLHYVHVVNKRKGRTCRACHEPHAGNGQKLVGNEGPPFGDWKIPSRFEIAPAGGSCAPGCHRKFRYDREHPVDYNLDDKK from the coding sequence ATGAGATGCGATCTATTTACCACTTATTTTTCTTTGTGTGTTGTGCTTGCCACTGCTTCACCTGCCCACGCCGGCTCCTGTTTTACCGCCGCTTGTCACAAGGCGATTGCCGACCTCAAAAATCTCCATCAACCGGTAAAAGAAGAAGACTGTCTCGCTTGCCACGTGAGGCGCGCCCCGACGCATCCAATCCTTGGGGGAGGCAAGAGTTTTGAGCTGATCGCCAAGGGAGCGAAACTCTGCGAACAGTGCCATCCGGCCATGGGGCAAAAGAAGGTTGTGCATGGTCCGGTGAAGGACGGAAACTGCCTCTCCTGCCACAAACCGCACGGCGCCCAGGGACCTTTTCTCCTGGATGTGGAAGAAGACCAGGCAGCGCTTTGCCTGGGGTGCCATGACAACGCCCGGTTCAAATCAAACTTCATGCACGGCCCCGTTGCGGCCGGGGCATGCACCAAGTGTCACAACCCGCATGAATCTTCGGAAAAATCGCTTCTCGCGGGAAATATCCGCGATACGTGCCTGAAATGCCACGAGGACTTTGCCAAGGCAATGGGAGCTGCACCGATCGTCCATCCGCCGGTGAAGGACGATCCCTGCACAGCCTGCCACAATCCACACGGCTCACCCTTCGCCCATATCCTCAACAAAAAGATGCCCGATCTTTGTCTTGAATGCCATGAAGCCGTGGACAAGAAATTAAAGGGGGTGAAAACCCTGCACAAGCCGCTCCAGGAGCAAGGGAGCTGCGGCAATTGCCATTCTCCCCATTTTTCCAAAGTCAAAGGTCTGCTGCCGTACGACGAACAGACCGTATGCCTTGGTTGCCACGGGAACGACAGTCTCGGCAAGCCTCCACTGAGTAATATGAAAAAAGAACTGGATGGGAAGAAAGATCTGCACGAGCCGGTCAAGAAAGGGCAATGCGGAAAATGTCATGACCCCCATGGGTCCGAATTCGCAAAAATCCTGAAGGGACCTTATCCCGGTGACTTTTATGCGCCTTTCAAGGATGGCGCATATGATTTTTGTCTGTCCTGCCACGACAAGAACCTGCTCCGTTTCCCGGAAACGACCATATATACCAGGTTCCGCAACGGCAAACAAAACCTCCACTATGTTCATGTGGTCAACAAGCGCAAGGGTCGTACCTGTCGGGCCTGTCATGAGCCACATGCCGGTAACGGTCAAAAACTGGTCGGCAATGAAGGCCCCCCATTCGGTGATTGGAAAATTCCGAGCCGCTTTGAAATAGCGCCTGCCGGCGGAAGTTGCGCCCCGGGCTGCCATCGCAAATTTCGTTATGACCGGGAACACCCTGTCGATTACAACCTGGATGACAAGAAATAG
- a CDS encoding energy-coupling factor ABC transporter ATP-binding protein — MSHHIVEVKNLRHVYPDGTAALSDISFRITHGESVAIIGANGAGKSTLLLHLNGYLAPTAGEIRIGDFPMNKATLPEIRRTVGMVFQDPDDQLFMPTVYDDVAFGPLNLGLFGAEVEQRVMDALQRVGAVHLQEKAPYHLSGGEKKRVAIATVLSMSPDILVMDEPTNGLDPFARRQLMGLLKDFHHTKIFTSHDLDMVLELCERTIILNQGEVKADGPTREIFQNEALLAQCRLEKPLSMQGCPVCGKR, encoded by the coding sequence ATGAGTCATCATATTGTAGAGGTCAAAAATCTTCGCCACGTCTATCCCGACGGCACGGCAGCCCTGAGTGACATCTCCTTCAGAATCACCCATGGTGAGTCCGTAGCGATCATCGGCGCCAACGGCGCGGGTAAATCGACCCTTCTGCTCCATCTCAACGGTTATCTGGCCCCGACCGCTGGTGAGATCCGCATCGGCGATTTCCCCATGAACAAGGCAACCCTGCCGGAGATTCGACGCACGGTTGGGATGGTTTTCCAGGACCCGGACGATCAGCTCTTCATGCCGACGGTTTATGACGATGTCGCATTCGGCCCTTTGAATCTCGGTCTCTTTGGGGCAGAGGTGGAGCAGCGGGTAATGGATGCGCTCCAGCGTGTGGGGGCGGTTCATCTCCAGGAGAAAGCTCCGTATCACCTTTCAGGAGGCGAGAAGAAACGAGTGGCCATTGCCACGGTTCTTTCCATGTCCCCGGATATTCTCGTCATGGATGAGCCGACCAACGGACTCGACCCGTTCGCACGGCGGCAGCTCATGGGACTTCTCAAGGATTTTCACCACACCAAGATCTTCACCAGCCATGACCTTGATATGGTTCTCGAACTCTGCGAGCGTACAATCATACTCAACCAGGGGGAGGTCAAGGCCGATGGCCCCACCCGGGAGATTTTCCAGAACGAAGCCCTGCTTGCCCAATGCCGGCTTGAGAAACCACTCTCCATGCAGGGATGTCCGGTGTGCGGGAAGCGATGA
- the cbiQ gene encoding cobalt ECF transporter T component CbiQ, whose amino-acid sequence MLSIDGVLLDFKRLDSLATGDSAIHRLDPRAKVLVTFVFIVTVVSFGKYELTAMVPFFIFPAVIIGLGNLPAGYIARKIALLCPFALVVAIFNPVFDREVLVQLGPLGITGGWISCASIVVRAALTVGAAIILLAVTGFPAICRALERLGMPAAFAVQLLFLYRYIFVLTEEGGRASRARALRSFGNKGLGMKTYGSLLGHLLLRTWLRAERIHMAMLARGFTGEFHTRHEFRFGRREHLFLLCWSTLFITLRLQNASQLLGSLVTGISR is encoded by the coding sequence ATGTTATCCATTGATGGGGTACTACTGGATTTCAAGCGTCTGGACAGCCTGGCAACCGGGGATTCGGCGATCCATCGCCTCGATCCGCGAGCAAAGGTTCTGGTGACCTTCGTCTTTATCGTGACCGTAGTTTCCTTTGGCAAATATGAGCTGACCGCCATGGTTCCCTTTTTCATTTTCCCGGCGGTTATTATCGGGCTCGGCAATCTTCCTGCCGGTTATATTGCCAGGAAAATCGCACTTCTCTGTCCCTTTGCCCTGGTAGTCGCCATATTCAACCCGGTTTTCGACCGGGAAGTGCTGGTCCAGCTAGGTCCATTGGGGATAACCGGTGGCTGGATTTCCTGTGCTTCTATCGTGGTTCGAGCCGCTCTCACCGTCGGGGCTGCGATAATTCTATTGGCCGTAACCGGCTTCCCCGCCATCTGCCGGGCATTGGAAAGGTTGGGTATGCCGGCGGCGTTTGCCGTGCAGCTCCTTTTTCTTTACCGCTACATCTTCGTTCTCACCGAGGAAGGCGGGCGGGCGTCGCGGGCACGGGCCCTCCGCTCATTCGGCAACAAGGGGCTGGGCATGAAAACCTATGGCTCCCTGCTTGGGCATCTCCTGCTCAGAACCTGGCTGCGGGCAGAGCGAATCCATATGGCCATGCTGGCGCGAGGTTTCACCGGCGAATTCCACACGCGCCATGAATTCCGCTTCGGCAGAAGAGAACACCTCTTTTTGCTTTGCTGGTCAACACTCTTCATCACCTTGCGGCTCCAGAACGCCTCGCAGCTTCTGGGATCGCTTGTCACAGGAATATCCCGATGA
- a CDS encoding energy-coupling factor ABC transporter permease, whose product MHMADALLSPAVGVTMWAASAGAIAYCSAKVRSELDDRKAPLMGVLGAFLFAAQMINFTIPATGSSGHLGGGLLLAILLGPCAAFLTIASVLVVQALFFADGGLLALGCNIFNMGFFPAFITYPFVYKKILGSNPDQKRLTMATLIAAVVGLQLGSFSVVLETLFSGISALPFTTFALLMQPIHLAIGIVEGFVTVAVVSFVYKARPEIMHGAMEVRPIGNHPVRNVLLAFLAAAILTGGGVSWFASKDPDGLEWAIARVTGKEELQGPEHGLHGALAAIQEKSAFLPDYSFKKPVEPKNKGENPAIEKKKEAEGNLGTSIAGIVGTLMTLALAFFSGFLLKKRNKAA is encoded by the coding sequence ATGCATATGGCAGACGCGCTTCTCTCCCCCGCGGTTGGTGTGACCATGTGGGCGGCTTCAGCCGGCGCCATCGCATATTGTTCAGCAAAGGTCCGTTCAGAGCTGGATGACCGCAAGGCGCCGCTCATGGGGGTGCTCGGTGCATTCCTCTTTGCCGCGCAGATGATCAATTTCACAATTCCGGCAACCGGATCCAGCGGCCATTTGGGTGGAGGTCTACTGCTGGCGATCCTGCTCGGCCCCTGCGCCGCTTTTCTGACCATTGCTTCGGTGCTCGTTGTCCAGGCGCTTTTCTTTGCCGATGGCGGCCTGCTGGCCCTCGGCTGCAATATTTTCAACATGGGCTTTTTCCCCGCGTTTATTACCTATCCTTTTGTCTATAAAAAAATACTTGGCAGCAACCCTGATCAAAAGCGTCTGACAATGGCAACCCTGATAGCTGCCGTTGTCGGGTTACAGTTGGGATCTTTCAGCGTCGTTCTGGAAACTTTATTCTCCGGTATTTCTGCACTGCCGTTCACCACGTTTGCACTCCTTATGCAGCCAATTCACCTGGCGATCGGGATTGTGGAAGGGTTTGTGACCGTTGCGGTGGTGTCGTTCGTGTACAAGGCCCGGCCCGAGATCATGCATGGAGCCATGGAAGTCCGTCCCATCGGGAACCATCCGGTGCGCAACGTGCTGCTTGCTTTCCTGGCTGCTGCCATCCTCACCGGCGGTGGAGTCTCCTGGTTTGCCTCGAAAGACCCGGATGGCCTTGAATGGGCCATTGCCAGGGTAACGGGCAAAGAAGAGCTGCAAGGACCGGAACATGGACTGCACGGAGCATTGGCCGCTATCCAGGAAAAATCCGCTTTCCTGCCTGATTATTCATTTAAAAAGCCTGTTGAGCCAAAGAACAAAGGGGAGAATCCTGCAATAGAGAAGAAAAAAGAGGCGGAGGGCAACCTTGGCACCAGTATCGCGGGGATCGTCGGCACACTGATGACCCTGGCGCTTGCCTTCTTTAGCGGATTTCTCCTCAAGAAGCGCAACAAGGCGGCCTGA
- a CDS encoding phosphate/phosphite/phosphonate ABC transporter substrate-binding protein, translated as MRPGMMTIYRTSIYFMLTSIVFSTLLLSGCKDTKKRPVMRIGYMNCNNEQETMQRFLPLTRYLSEKLDVEFVAVPVDTHDFEKRFRDGEFTFTHTNSLIYIILRENYKLGLIASDKRGNFGARTGGAIIARKGSGITKLSDIRGKRMVFGPMLAPTGYLAEYDLMLRSGIDPEKDLAYYAIPSGSYKHEKLVYGVLFGQYDVAAAPLLDLEVMTREGKIAPDDFVILAQTPIIPYCTFGADSKTDPKLIAKFRQALLDLKPSDTVEINGERIKVLKAAWADGYEELLDSDYNTIRDMARRVNMPPYQKY; from the coding sequence ATGCGACCAGGAATGATGACCATCTACCGCACCAGCATATACTTCATGCTGACATCCATTGTTTTCTCGACTCTCCTATTGTCCGGCTGCAAAGACACGAAAAAAAGACCGGTCATGCGTATCGGTTACATGAATTGCAACAACGAGCAGGAAACAATGCAGCGTTTTCTCCCCCTGACCCGCTATCTGTCGGAAAAGCTCGACGTGGAATTCGTCGCTGTGCCGGTGGATACCCACGATTTTGAGAAGCGGTTCCGCGACGGAGAATTCACTTTTACCCATACCAATTCACTCATCTACATCATCCTCCGGGAAAACTACAAACTGGGATTGATCGCGTCGGACAAGCGCGGCAATTTCGGCGCCCGCACCGGCGGCGCCATCATCGCCCGCAAAGGTAGCGGCATCACCAAACTGTCCGATATTCGGGGCAAGCGAATGGTCTTCGGGCCGATGCTGGCCCCCACCGGTTATCTTGCCGAATACGACCTGATGCTGCGGTCCGGCATCGACCCCGAGAAGGATCTGGCCTATTATGCCATCCCGTCCGGTTCATACAAGCATGAAAAGCTTGTCTACGGTGTCCTGTTCGGTCAATATGACGTTGCCGCGGCGCCTCTCCTCGATCTCGAAGTCATGACGCGGGAAGGGAAAATAGCTCCCGATGATTTTGTCATCCTGGCGCAAACGCCCATCATCCCCTACTGCACGTTCGGCGCTGACAGCAAAACCGACCCGAAACTGATAGCCAAATTCCGCCAGGCCTTACTGGATCTTAAACCTTCGGATACCGTCGAGATCAACGGCGAACGGATCAAAGTCCTCAAGGCCGCATGGGCCGACGGTTACGAAGAGCTGTTGGACAGCGACTACAACACCATCCGTGACATGGCCCGACGGGTCAATATGCCCCCCTATCAGAAGTATTGA